A genomic region of Saccopteryx bilineata isolate mSacBil1 chromosome 1, mSacBil1_pri_phased_curated, whole genome shotgun sequence contains the following coding sequences:
- the DGAT2 gene encoding diacylglycerol O-acyltransferase 2 yields the protein MKTLIAAYSGVLRGTGSSILSALQDLFSITWLNRSKVEKQLQVISVLQWVLSFLVLGVACTVILMYTFCTDCWLIAVLYFTWLVFDWNTPKKGGRRSEWVRNWAVWRYFRDYFPIQLVKTHNLLTTRNYIFGYHPHGIMGLGAFCNFSTEATEVSKKFPGIKPYLATLAGNFRMPVLREYLMSGGICPVNRDTIDYLLSKNGSGNAIIIVVGGAAESLSSMPGKNAVTLRNRKGFVKLALRHGADLVPVYSFGENEVYKQVIFEEGSWGRWVQKKFQKYIGFAPCIFHGRGLFSSDTWGLVPYSKPITTVVGEPITIPKLEHPTQQDIDLYHAMYMEALVKLFDKHKTKFGLPDTEVLEVN from the exons GCACTGGCTCCAGCATCCTCTCTGCCCTCCAGGACCTCTTCTCCATCACTTGGCTCAACAGGTCCAAAGTGGAAAAGCAGCTACAGGTCATCTCAGTGCTACAATGGGTCCTGTCCTTCCTCGTGCTGG GAGTGGCCTGCACAGTCATCCTCATGTACACGTTCTGTACCGATTGCTGGCTCATCGCTGTGCTCTACTTCACCTGGCTGGTGTTTGACTGGAACACACCCAAGAAAG GTGGCCGGAGGTCAGAGTGGGTCCGAAATTGGGCTGTGTGGCGCTACTTTCGAGACTACTTTCCCATCCAG CTGGTGAAGACTCACAACCTGCTGACCACCAGGAACTACATCTTTGGATACCACCCCCATGGCATCATGGGCCTGGGCGCCTTCTGCAATTTCAGCACAGAAGCCACAGAAGTGAGCAAGAAGTTCCCTGGCATAAAGCCCTACCTGGCCACACTTGCTGGCAACTTCCGGATGCCAGTGCTGAGGGAATACCTGATGTCTGGAG GCATCTGCCCTGTGAACCGGGACACCATAGACTACTTGCTTTCAAAGAATGGGAGTGGCAATGCCATCATCATTGTAGTGGGGGGTGCGGCTGAGTCCCTGAGTTCCATGCCCGGCAAGAATGCCGTCACCCTGCGCAACCGCAAGGGCTTTGTGAAATTGGCCCTGCGACATGG TGCTGACCTGGTTCCTGTCTACTCTTTCGGAGAGAACGAGGTCTACAAGCAGGTGATCTTTGAGGAGGGCTCCTGGGGCCGATGGGTCCAGAAGAAGTTCCAGAAGTACATTGGCTTCGCCCCGTGTATTTTCCATGGCCGAGGCCTCTTCTCCTCTGACACCTGGGGGCTGGTGCCCTACTCCAAGCCCATCACCACTGTTG TGGGTGAGCCCATCACCATTCCCAAACTGGAGCATCCTACGCAGCAGGACATCGACCTGTACCACGCCATGTACATGGAGGCCCTGGTGAAGCTCTTCGACAAGCACAAGACCAAGTTTGGCCTCCCGGACACGGAGGTCCTGGAGGTGAACTGA